CGTGACTCCTACAGATTTGTCCTAGAAGCAGACGAATAGATGCTGTCATGATTATTTCTTCTACTGCAGGTGGAATATTTATGTTACGCTTATTTCtaagttttaaaatgttattgccATTTTTGACCACTAGGTGGGGAATAAGCGCAATGTTACTGTGATAGAGCTATAAATATAAATCCTAGTGTTTTTAAGGAGGACAAAAGGACTACGTTTCCcagcattcctgtggaggtctCAGGGCGAGGTTCTGGGCTTTGATCTTTATTTTAGTTTCTTTGAGCCAGTATTAAAACATCGAGCGTCACAGTCGAGCTGAATTACAGACAGATATCCAGATTCTTTTACTAAGTTTGGTGccatatttttattctttttattttttattgtatgtgACATTTTGCTCTTTACTGTGCGAAACGTTACGTTTGCTGCAAAACATGGAGCCCGAAAAGTGTTCGGTATTAGatacatgaaaaaaagaagaaaatgatgacatttaaaaaaactcaataaatgacaaaacaaagactgttttattgattcattgatttatttatgattCCTGAGAGGTTTGAGTTTTACTTAGTCTacgattattttcattatattgataatgaaaaaaaattacagtttcCTTATGTAATCAAATACATAAGTAAAGAGGGTCTTGTTGAAGGGGATTTGGGCCTGCGTCACGTCCTGTCTGTCATCAAGCTGCTGAACGGAAACGGGAAACAAGCTCGTTTAAAATAAAGCACAGCGTCATATGAAATGTTTAGCTGATGAGACACCGACACTTTCCTGTGACAGTGAACGCATCATCTTTGGGATTTAGACTCAAACAAAACACTAATAAATGTTAACAATCACTATTTACTGGAATTTATAAACAGTcgattataaatataaatttccAAACGTATTAATAAAGGGAATATTAGtttgtttttggattggatttaatttgcaaatttattttttgaatttaatttaatttattaatgaacACATTTACTATcgcatattttattatatattttctgaTTTCTAATTTGCTCAAAAGTTAATGACTTCAAAAAGAAAAccgcaaaaacaaataaattattaattattgtgGAATCATGGACCGGAAGTCGTGCTCTAATGTCCGCGGCTCGACAGACGGAAGTTGTCATTGACTCAGAACCAGGGGACGTTTTCTCGGTTTCTCCCAGGAACCAGTGAGTCCAGGCGGGTAACGAGTTCGAACTCTCCGAGGGTCGAGTCCCAACATCCGGAGCCGCAGACATGACGCAGGACAATATTTTCCTCTTCGTCCCCAATTTAATCGGTGAGTTTGACgccttgttagcttagctttagcatCGCACGGCCGATGTGACGGAAGTgtccaacatggaggaggagccactgTCTTTAAATCTGGTTAAATTACGAAGGATAAAGAATGAAACGAACCAGTGACGCTCGATTCACGTcgttgtgtttatttcttttattgtgAATCATTGGAAACGTTTAATAAAAGAATCGAAACGAAACCGAACAGACCTGAGTCACAGTGACGTCACAGTAAACAGACTGCAGGTCAATGACGTCATGGAAACACGAGTTTAGtttcatttaataaaacagtttGAAACACTTAAGACACAAATCAGGTCATTACTTTAATTCTGTAGACGAAGAAGTTGAATGTGAGACTTGTTTTCtaacttcctgtctcctgtgttGTCCCCTGTGTTGTCTCCTGTGTTGTCCCCTGTGTTGTCTCTTGTGTTGTCTCCTGTGTTGTCTCCTGTGTGGTGCCCTGTGTTGTCTCCTGTGTTGTCTCTTGTGTTGTCTCTTGTGTTGTCTCCTGTGTTGTCTCCTGTGTTGTCTCTTGTGTTGTCTCCTGTGTTGTCTCCTGTGTGGTGCCCTGTGTTGTCTCCTGTGTTGTCTCTTGTGTTGTCTCCTGTACTGTCCCCTGTGTTGTCTCTTGTGTTGTCCCCTGTGTTGTCTCTTGTGTTGTCTCCTGTGTGGTGCCCTGTGTTGTCTCTTGTGTTGTCTCCTGTGTTGTCCCCTGTGTTGTCTCCTGTGTGGTCCCCTGTGTTGTCCCCTGTGTTGTCTCCTGTGTGGTCCCCTGTGTTGTCTCCTGTGTGGTCTCCTGTGTTGTCTCCTGTACTGTCCCCTGGTCCCTGCAGGTTATGCCCGTGTGGTGCTGGCTCTCCTGTCCTTCTACCTGATGCCCATCAGTCCGTGGCCGGCGGTCTCCTGTTACCTGCTCAGTGCTCTGCTCGATGCTTTCGATGGCCACGCTGCTCGGGCTCTAAATCAGTgtaagagtttgtgtgtgtgtgtgtgtctgtgtgtgtgtgagacatgaaaacacaaaacacttcaaGATTCTCAAGTTATTTAGTTTTCTACAAAATGataatttgataaaaaatacattttcagccACAAAGTTTGGAGCCATGTTGGACATGTTGACGGACCGCTGTGCCACCATGTGTCTTCTGGTCAACCTGTCCCTGCTCTACCCGTCCTACACCTTCCTGTTCCAGGTCAGCATGTGTCTGGACATCGCCAGCCACTGGCTGCACCTGCACAGGTTGGTCCTCACCACGGCTGCATGAGACGAGGCCGGGTTTCATCTGTGGGTTGGTTAGTTagtcagttagttagttagttagttagttagttagtcagttagtcagttagttagttagttagtctGTCACATCAGTCTCCAGTTCATATTACCAGTCGACCTGGTGGAGGAATGTGCGTCAGGGAGGAACTCTCTTCAACATGATCGTATGTTCTTcatcattttcattgatttcctaGAAAATAATTCACGGATCTTGATTCAAAGAATCAGACGTTTGTATTAAATCAAATTcctgatctagtgaatttaagaATATAAGACAGTGGGTGGAGGAGCGAGCGCTACGTCAGTTAACTAATGTGGTAGAAACCTGCACTGTGTGAAGCATGTGACTGAAGTGTCTCTGCTGCCTCTTCATCACGTTCTGTCGTGAccgtttcctcttcctcagctcgACGATACAAGGATCCGCCAGCCACAAGAGCATCGACCTCTCGGGGAACGCCCTCCTGCGGCTCTACTACACCTCCAAGGTCAGATCCATGTGGCTCACACAGGAACCTGCagctgatctgatctgatccacTCACTGACAGGTTTGTGTCTACTGCAGCCCGTGCTGTTCGTGATGTGCCTCGGGAACGAGCTCTTCTTCTGCCTGCTCTACATTCTTCATCACATCTCAGAACCTGCTGGTAagatcttcctcttcctcacgtccaCCTGCTCTGAGGAACAGGTACAGACAGGATCATAGATTCACTTACAGACACATGGGGTCTCTGCCACGTTGGAAGATTCCAGTAAACTCTGACCTTCAGGCCCCCCCTCCCGTGGATCGGTTATTAATCAAATCTCTTCACACAGAATAAGACGATTGATAATTAAAGAGACAGTTTTGATAAGCACGCTCTTGTGTCCGAGCTGCTGAGTGTGAccgtgtgttttctgtggcaGCGTGGGTCTACTGGCTTCAGGGACTGTGTGGGACCATCTGCCTGCTGAAGTCCGGCATCAGCCTCGTGCACCTGGTCACCGCCTCACAGAACATGGCCGCCCTGGACGCCGCGGAGcgagagcagagcaggaagcagcagTGAGCGAGAGCCCAGCACCAAGACACCACCACCTCTAATGTATTACTGTTATTGTGATTGAAGGGGAACAGGAGACTCTGTGGATGTGAAACACTTGAAACGTTTATCAGACAGATTGAATCTTTATGACCAAATATTACAACATGAGAAATTCCAGATCCGGGCAGGAGAGAGGCCGACgccttttatttgattattgacTGTGTACAGAAAAACCAGAATCAGGCTCCGCCCACAATCACGAGTTTCCTCAAATTAAAACGCATCTCTGTGGTTACGGCCGGTGGAGTTCTCCGGCCTCTGAACCAGAGTCTGGTGTGAACTGGTGGATTTAGTTTGAACTGGTGGACTGGTGGATTTAGTTTGAACTGGTGAACTGGTGGATTTAGTTTGAACTGGTGAACTGGTCttgatttagtttgaaaacactgGGCTTGTGTTTTAGAGACTTTAGTAAACGATGACACAgacgttctcttcctgattggttcccatcagtcacatgactcgaccACCAGCGATGaaaacttcctgtcagttacagttCCACCTCGTCTTCACTGCTCCGACTCTTCATCAAGTaaccagctgcagaggagacactctacttcctgtttacatcacatgaccagtcTGTTTTCaggtgtattagtgtgtgtgtgtggggggggggggattattacTGAAACAGACACTGATTTAAtcttaaaactaaaacatgttAGTGGGCGGAGCCTGTTCGTGTTTTCTGCTCAGATTAATTTAACGTGGCCTCACATGGTTCATTGTGCTGCAGCTCACTCAGATTCACTCAGATTCATTATCAGACGCCAAAATTTACTACTTTTTAATCAGCTTTAATATTCTGAATGCATCGTTCATGTTTTACAGATCCGTTAAAAAGGCTCTTACGTGTTTGTTCAACCTTGAATGTGAAGTGAGAACGTTCTCACTGGAGAATTGAATCCATCAGTCCACCTACAGAAACTATGAGAACAGACCAATATCAGTGTTGGATGTTTCTCTGTGATGTGAAAGTATTTGTGTTTGAGACTAACTCTTTAATAAACGCAGGTTCGATTCCTCGTAGTAAACACCGGACGTAACCTGACGGCCCTGAAACCGCACTTTAACAAACCTGTGACCTGGTCCTCAAACATCTTCTCACCTGGATCCAGACCATCAGTTACAAATTGGCCCTTAAAAAAACCGTCGCCTCCTGTAGATAAAAACTTTATGTCCCCGTTTGTTTCACTTTTATTCTTAATTTTCTGTAACTTCGACCAAACACCTGACGCTGTCTCCCTCGGACATCAACCCAACTGAAAGCTCTTTGTTTCACAGGAAGCGTCTTCGTGCTTCAAATTCCTCTGGTGCTTGATCGATGCTGATTAACTGACGATTGTTGCATTTCCATCACGTTGTGCTTTGTtatttctaatgttcttccctTGTGGTAGAAGGAGAGTTTTCTCTTTCCAGTGGACTCAGTTATGCAGGTCATAAGTTTCACCTCTCATGACGAGCAccaagtgtcagtgtgtgtttgaacttTGTGCTGCTGATGTGTTTCAATCCTCGATGTGTTGGGTTCTAAATATTTGCctcttgtttttaatgaaacttctaGAATGTGTTATTCTAAGATACAACTGTACATGAACTTCAAAGCTTATGATATGTTAtagttaaaatattttaattgtaGTAAGACTATATTTGATGTATATTTAGTTTGAAGTGCAGGTGGTTTCAATTCACTGTAAAAACAGCtacaaaataaagacaatgaaaatcagctctttgttttgtttacttgtGAAAGTTTCTTCACCGAGAAATAACTGCTTGATGTCCCAAACACGTGATCGGTGAATCTGATTGGATGTTAAATGTGGTGTTTTCTGGACGGGGTTTGGTGCGGGTGGATGTTAAATGTGGTGTTTTGTGGACGGGGTTTGGTGCGGGAGGATGTTAAATGTGGTGTTTTCCGGACGGGGTTTGGTGCGGGAGGATGTTAAATGTGGTGTTTTGTGGACGGGGTTTGATGCGGGTGGATGTTAAATGTGGTGTTTTGTGGACGGGGTTTGGTGCGGATGGATGTTAAATGTGGTGTTTTGTGGACGGGGTTTGGTGCGGGAGGATGTTAAATGTGGTGTTTTGTGGACGGGGTTTGGTGCGGGAGGATGTTAAATGTGGTGTTTTCCGGACGGGGTTTGGTGCGGGAGGATGTTAAATGTGGTGTTTTGTGGACGGGGTTTGGTGCGGGTGGATGTTAAATGTGGTGTTTTCCGGACGGGGTTTGGTGCGGGTGGATGTTAAATGTGGTGTTTTGTGGACGGGGTTTGGTGCGGGTGGATGTTAAATGTGGTGTTTTGTGGACGGGGTTTGGTGCGGGTGGATGGGGGAACACTTTCAGCTGTTGCACTTGCGCATCGTTACCTTTAAGATGTTCGGGGATAAAAAGTGGTTTCAGCCGAACTCGACACCATCTTAGCGGCGGGGACAGTTCGCTGCGTCCGGCCCACACGCTCCGGGCGACCGGGGACTGTTTCCAGCGAGGCACCGGTGCACCGCTCCGTCGCAGCCGAGCTGTGAGGAAATAACGTCCGGATGGTTCAGTAGATGTCGGTTTCATTATCTGTCGGCCTAGcgagcagcggcggcggcggcgggggCGAGAGGGACGCGCCGAgcggggaggaggagacgggtcGAGCCGGGAGGAGGGAGCCACCAGCCCATACCTTCCCTTTAAAGCGCAGAGGGACCGAGGGGGTGAAGAagggataaaaaaagaaaaggacgaggagggagggcgagggcccgaaaaaaagagaaagatgtcaTCCTGTGGATTCAAACACCGAGGCGGAGCCACGGACCGCGGCCGACCAGCAGCGCTGTAGTTCGGGGACGAGCTGTACGCGACGCCGAGGCCTGGAGCGCGACAGCTGCGGCCTTTTCGGAGCTTTGGCAAAATAAAGCAACGAGCTGCTGGTTTCCTCCATTTTCTTGATTGAAACAGTAAATAACCTGCATGTGACCAGTTATTTAAACCATTACATCATGAAACCTGCACAGAAGCGTGCAGTCATTTAGACAATAAGACATCAGTGGTAATTAGCTGGAGCTAAGTATCATTAGAGACAGGCCGCGGCTCCGGTTCTCTCCCCCGTGGACGGAGCTTCTCCTCCCGCCCCCTGTGAGCCCCCTGCCCGGGGAGCCGCTCTCCTGCAGGATGGACACGTCCTGGAGCAACTTCCTCTTTCAGGTGAGTTACTCCATCATGGCTCctatggggaggggggggggggggggggtcacaatgGTGTCACCATGGGGTCATGGGGGATATGACCTTAGGTTCAGTTTTATCCAGGtgacccccccagcccccacccGTGCTCTGATATAAAGTGTCAGGTGGATTTTCACTTATTATTCAGAAATAAGATTTAAAATCGAAGGAGATTTTAGGTTTTAACAAGTGAAAGACTCCTGAACAAACCCTGAGGAGAAGAACCACAGATCCATGTGGATTCATGTCCCAATGGCTATtcagttgtattatttaaaGAGCAGAGTCGTCAGGTTCTCAGAGTATGGTCGCAATATAGTGTAAAGTCATATCAGTCTTAGGAATAAGAATAAAGAAGAACAAAGAATGGAGAATGACAAATCTCTGAGTTTGAGTTTGGCCCTAATACTCTGTCGTATGCTCCTGGTATTATGTAGTAAACCATTTAGATTCTTATATATATTGATTCTTCAGATGTTATCGAACTGAACAAAGAAATGTATTTGAGGTTTGATACTTTACAGTTTGACCACAaactttaaataacacaaatacaaccaaaataaattaaacttgaattaagaaaatcaCACGGTTTTCAATGTAAGATGAAAAGTTGTCACTCCCATCTCATTTACGTTGTTTATTATGTTGAATAAAAGTGTTTatatcaacaaacacaaactcatacTGATACTTCTGGTAGTGACTCTTAGTGACGCCCACTAAACCTTCAGGTAACAACCCAAACAAAAGGATGAGAGCGGAATATGAACAGAATGAAAACCTCATGACCTTTCagatataaacacaaatacacctcAGTCCTTCCACAGTTTGTGACTGGACCCGATAAGAAGCTCTTTAGAAAAAGTTCCACTGAAATAAGCAGAATGTGATgaactgtgtgttgatgtgtgtgttgatgtgtgttgttgtgtagacGCCGTCGACTCAGAGCCAGCCTGAGACGCCTCTTCAGTCCGAG
Above is a genomic segment from Pleuronectes platessa chromosome 16, fPlePla1.1, whole genome shotgun sequence containing:
- the cdipt gene encoding CDP-diacylglycerol--inositol 3-phosphatidyltransferase, which produces MTQDNIFLFVPNLIGYARVVLALLSFYLMPISPWPAVSCYLLSALLDAFDGHAARALNQSTKFGAMLDMLTDRCATMCLLVNLSLLYPSYTFLFQVSMCLDIASHWLHLHSSTIQGSASHKSIDLSGNALLRLYYTSKPVLFVMCLGNELFFCLLYILHHISEPAAWVYWLQGLCGTICLLKSGISLVHLVTASQNMAALDAAEREQSRKQQ